The genome window CTGAAGCCCGATCCTGTGCCATCAGCAATGTGAAACCGTCGCGCAGGTGATCGAATGTCGTTGTCGCCTTCGCCGCAGGCTGCGGGGCAAGGTGATGGCCTGCGCGGGCGCGGAATTGGTGATCACCGATCGCGCCAGGAGTGCGGCCTGCCTGACCGGGAATGATCGGCGAACCTTCATAGTTTGGTTCGTAAGCCGTGACGCTTGCATCGCCCCCGGCCCGGTTGGCCCAGGCGGCCTCGAACGCGGCGCGGTCGCGGGACGGGTTGTAGGTGGCCAGGAAATCGCGATCTTCCTCGATAAACCTGCCGATGAAATTCTGCGCGGTGGATTGAAAGACCGGGCGACGCTCGGCGTCATAGCTGTCCAGAAGTGCTTGCGCGCCGCCAGCGATCCGCGCGGCCAGTTTCCAGCCCAGATTGCGGGCATCCTCCAGCCCGATATTGATGCCAAACCCGCCATAGGGCGGATGGCTGTGGGCGGCGTCACCGGCAACGAAGACCCGCCCGGCGCAGTAACTGTCAGCGCAGGCAAACCGCAGATCCCAAAAGCCGACATGGTCGATGTCCAACGCAAATTCAGCACCCACGGCGCGGTGGATCATGGCCGCGAAATCGAACCCGTTTGCCGTCGTGCCGACCGGCACCGGCGCGTGAAAGAACCAGCTGTGGCCGACATCGACACGTCCGAAAAACTGCCAGTAACCCTCAAAATCCGGGTGCAGGGCGTTGAAGAATGCCTTGCCGGGATAACGGCCTAGAAGATCGTGCAAATCGGTCGAGCGGAACACCACCAGCGCCATTTGCCGGTCGTGGTCATTGCGGGTCTGGGTGATGCCCGCGCTGGTGCGCACGGTTGAATTGCTGCCGTCGCATCCGACAAGGTAACGCGCGGTCAGTGGTCGCCGCGCCGGGCCATTGTGTTCCGTGATTGTCAGGGTCACGCTGTCATCCGATTGCGCGACGGTCGTGCCGGACCAGCCATAGAAAACCTCGACAGCGTCCAGTTCGGCGGCGCGGGCGCGCAGGACATTCTCGGTCTCATATTGCGGCAAACGGACGTTGTCGGCGGCGTAATACGCCGTGACCGCGGCGCGGTTAATCCAGGAATAGCTGTAAGCGCCCAGCAGCGTGCCATAGCAATTCACGCCCCCGGTTCCGGCCCCTTCGGGCAGCGGGTGGGCCCGGCGCAGGGCGTCTTCGCAGCCCCAGGCGCGGAAATGTTCTGCTGTGCGCTGGGTCAGGTTCTGACCCTTGGGGATAGGCTGGGGTTCGGGGTAGCGTTCGACCACCGCGGTGCGCACGCCGCGTTGGCCAAGATCAATCGCCAGACCCATGCCGACCGGCCCGCCGCCGCAGATGATAACGTCGCAATCGAAATCCTGCCTCATGCCAAAACCCTGACCGATCGCTGTAAAGCGCGCAAGACCGGGCAGCATCCGGTTGACCTTGTCCGGCAATTCCCGGACACATCGGGCCATCCCTTTTCCCATCGCCGGAGGCCGCCATGCCCAAAGACCTGCCCGCCCACAGCCGCCCGAACCTGTCGTCGTTTTCCTGGGAGGATGCCTTCCTGCTGGAAGATCAACTGGGCGAGGATGAACGCATGATCCGCGACGCGGCGGCCAGTTTCGCGGCAGAAAAGCTGGCGCCAAAGGCAATCAGGGCCTACGCGGAGGAGGCCGTTGATCCCGACATATTTGCGCAAATGGGCGAAATGGGCCTGCTGGGTACGACAATTCCCGAAGAATACGGTGGCCTCGGCGCGTCCTACGTGACCTATGGCCTTGTCGCGCGCGAGATTGAGCGTGTGGACAGCGGGTATCGTTCGATGATGTCGGTGCAGTCTTCTTTGGTGATGTATCCGATCTATGCCTACGGCACCGACGCGCAGCGCGCGAAGTATCTGCCCAAGCTGGCAACAGGCGAATGGATCGGATGTTTTGGGCTGACCGAACCTGATGCGGGGTCCGACCCGGCGGGGATGAAGACCACGGCCAAGGCGGTTCAGGGCGGGTATCTTCTGAATGGTTCGAAAATGTGGATTTCCAACAGCCCGATTGCGGATGTGTTTGTAATCTGGGCCAAATCGGATGCCCATGGTGGCAAGATCAAGGGGTTCGTGCTTGAGAAAGGCGCCAAAGGCCTCAGCGCGCCCAAGATTGCGGGCAAGCAAAGCCTGCGCGCCTCGGTCACAGGTGAGATCGTGCTGAAGGACGTCGAAGTCGGCGAGGATGCGCTGTTGCCGGACGTCGAAGGGCTGAAAGGGCCGTTCGGCTGTCTGAACCGCGCACGTTTCGGGATCGCCTGGGGTGTGCTTGGCGCGGCCGAGTTCTGCTGGCATGCGGCGCGGCAATACGGGTTGGATCGCAAGCAATTCGGCAAGCCGTTGGCGCAGACGCAGCTGTTCCAGTTAAAGCTGGCCAACATGCAGACCGAGATTTCGTTGGGCCAGCAGGCGGCGCTGCGTGTGGGGCGGCTGATGGACGAAGCCAGGGCCGCGCCTGAGATGATCAGCATCATCAAACGCAACAACTGTGTCAAGGCGCTGGAGGTTGCGCGGATGGCGCGTGACATGCACGGCGGCAACGGAATATCCGAAGAATTCCAGGTCATCCGTCACATGATGAACCTTGAGACGGTGAACACCTATGAGGGGACGCACGACGTCCACGCGCTGATCCTTGGGCGCGCGCAGACCGGGTTGCAGGCGTTTTTCTGAGGGCGGCGGGGTTGTTAGATAGATAACCCGCGAAATCGTTTCAGCATGCCCGGTGGCTGGAGGGGCCA of Paracoccaceae bacterium contains these proteins:
- a CDS encoding monooxygenase, with translation MRQDFDCDVIICGGGPVGMGLAIDLGQRGVRTAVVERYPEPQPIPKGQNLTQRTAEHFRAWGCEDALRRAHPLPEGAGTGGVNCYGTLLGAYSYSWINRAAVTAYYAADNVRLPQYETENVLRARAAELDAVEVFYGWSGTTVAQSDDSVTLTITEHNGPARRPLTARYLVGCDGSNSTVRTSAGITQTRNDHDRQMALVVFRSTDLHDLLGRYPGKAFFNALHPDFEGYWQFFGRVDVGHSWFFHAPVPVGTTANGFDFAAMIHRAVGAEFALDIDHVGFWDLRFACADSYCAGRVFVAGDAAHSHPPYGGFGINIGLEDARNLGWKLAARIAGGAQALLDSYDAERRPVFQSTAQNFIGRFIEEDRDFLATYNPSRDRAAFEAAWANRAGGDASVTAYEPNYEGSPIIPGQAGRTPGAIGDHQFRARAGHHLAPQPAAKATTTFDHLRDGFTLLMAQDRASGELARSFRAAARRLGVPLSMQDVLTQSAVDQYGAPLILVRPDHFVAWAGESCEPLDVLRTAVGG
- a CDS encoding acyl-CoA dehydrogenase — encoded protein: MPKDLPAHSRPNLSSFSWEDAFLLEDQLGEDERMIRDAAASFAAEKLAPKAIRAYAEEAVDPDIFAQMGEMGLLGTTIPEEYGGLGASYVTYGLVAREIERVDSGYRSMMSVQSSLVMYPIYAYGTDAQRAKYLPKLATGEWIGCFGLTEPDAGSDPAGMKTTAKAVQGGYLLNGSKMWISNSPIADVFVIWAKSDAHGGKIKGFVLEKGAKGLSAPKIAGKQSLRASVTGEIVLKDVEVGEDALLPDVEGLKGPFGCLNRARFGIAWGVLGAAEFCWHAARQYGLDRKQFGKPLAQTQLFQLKLANMQTEISLGQQAALRVGRLMDEARAAPEMISIIKRNNCVKALEVARMARDMHGGNGISEEFQVIRHMMNLETVNTYEGTHDVHALILGRAQTGLQAFF